gcgtttacaacttcatcttcaaccttttcagccctggcgcgaatgtcctcacccgtccctggattcaccagttacagttacagttacaaaatatgaaaacgattgaaatcattaataacccaattaaatccactgggaaatgtacgatcttgtaaatgtattggtaaatgtacgatctggtaaatgtagtggtaaatgtacgatctagtaaatgtagtggtaaatgtacgatgtggtaaatatagtggtaaatgtacgctcttctgacttgtccccggtgtagcactaggtcccacttagcagtaaatgaatgaagaacgttggtatgattgaaacgctatttggcctctatgaaggttctgggcggaaactgctggccactgtcattgaaattgccgatttcggaagtgctctgtttgcctattaagtcaatatgataattaatacatataatctcctgacccccccccccccccccccccaaaaaaaaaaaaaaaaaaaactcatcggatctacacgattcacgtaggtcaccatttttaacttcaaaacggcgaatttcgccgaaaggtgacagattttcatgcctgaattTAGGAAACTACAAGGTCTAACATAATTTTCAAGATAATTGTAAACACTGGAAAAACATTACAGTTAAAGCATTAGTGTACTtttcataccttaaagtcacacacagcttcatctactggacagcagtcatggtttttgtgtttctttgaagtctgacacaccacacacacaggctgttgaTCCTTCAGACAGAAGAGtttgagtttctcattgtgcagactgcagatCTCAGACCCTGCTGAAGCTCTCTGACTCCTGCTCTCTAGAAAAGACTCACACAGGTTCTTTAGGACAAGATTACAGGGAGGATCATCTCTTGACGATATTCtcctacaaactggacattcttgagatcccttggtttcccagaactgctgcagacaggtttcacacacactgtggctacatgacagtagaacaggatccctgaagatgtcacagcacacaggacatgaaaactcttcttctgacagtgtttgtagcagccatttcctccaacagctgctgtgctgtttctctgtaatgtctccttctgtacaaacttgactttcacttttagatcttctgtaataaacacagtagcacaggagagaatcagtcactgtagtcctttatccagctgagggAGTTTAGACTCCTTTCAGAAATAAGGTAGAAAGAAGTAAATACCAGAGTTAAGAGGTTctcattatatttataactcacCTGAATGCAGAATTAATAAAGACTAGTGTGTCACGCCCAGATTTActtcctcaaacaggcaggtatgtacagggaggaggagcttttgtaaaaaaaataaagaagtTGAAAAAGTATGATATTACCACCAGACGGCACCAGTTTACTATCaagtgtcacggtgacagctccagacccctccttgtgggcgtgttgttatgttgtctgcgtgcagttatgtccatgtttgtagttccgtgggtgtgggtcgtctgtgagcgtgttcgtagtcgcacctgtgtcttgtctcgtgatcacgagggAATGTGTtaacctatttaatgtgcgttcgcgcaatgtctcgtgctcgtctttggcTGAAGTTCAGTGCCTGTGTTAGTGTCGTGTGTATGTGCTTGCGCTCCGCACTGAGCTTAACGTGGTTTTTTGTGTAATTAAACGTTGTGTGTTGCACAGTTCTACGCTCATCATGCCTCCTCCTTCgagcgttacagaaagacgagccgcaaGATGCCAGAATACACGACTGCACgtaagaaggggaagaagaaggccAAGCACCATCACGCCTCTTCTCCTGTGCGTCGCCGTGACGTGCAGGTGCCAGTTGTGgggatgcagcaggaccccgtTTGTGAGAGCCTGCTGCGTCAAGCTCAGGCGGCCGAAACAGAGGCGGAGGCAGAATGCTTCCGGCTGGCCGCACAGAGGGTGTGGAGTGAGAGGCACAGCCCTCCGACCCTGGCATACCCCGAAGAGGAGTCCAATGAGCCCATTGTGGTGGGTACAGGGGCCTTCGCTCTGACCCCCCCCACAACCGTCCGCCCGTTTGCTCGCCCCCCTCGGAGCACCTCAGTGATAGTGAGGAGGAAGATGGCGCCTCTGTGTGCTCAGAGGAAACCGTGCTGTCCGAGAAGGGGTGTCCGCGAGGAGAGGAGGTTCCTCGTTCCCCCTCGGCGGGGAGCAGTATAAGCTGCTCACACGCCCCAATCTCGGAGGAACCCATGTCACTGGGTCAGAGCGTctctgatgaagaggaggagatggagacgtcaAGGGGCGAGGCAGCATTGTTGCAGGGAGCGCGAGAGGGCACTGGCATAGCCAGCGGCCCGAGGTGGGGAACCGGGGTGCCCCGAGGGTAGCCCCGGAAGACAGCCAGCGAGCGAGGAAGGTCAAACCCTCCGGTAGGGCCCAGACGAGCGGCTGCAGCACCCCTACCAAAACAAGCCGGCGCACGTCCGTCGAGCGCTCCGAGCAGCACTGCGCGCACTGGAAAGTCAGTCCCAAGGACCAGAGGGACTCCACCACCTGTCTCACCTGCAAACCCAGGAGGGGTCGCGGCACCGCTAGTGTTCTGGCAGGCAGCCAATATGTTGTCATGGCTGCctgtgcttgtttgtttgtctgtcccaATGTTTTTccctaatccccttttccctcttgtgctgGGCAGCGGTGGTCGGCTAGCACGAGCTTTTAGCCTAGCATGTAGCCCGCTTCTCTTGCTTCGCTTGCGTCGTCGTCTCTGAAGCGATATCCTGGGGTCCGCGAGCTCACGCAAGGTCGATGCTTCGGGACCTTGACGGGAGTAGCAGTGGTTGCTATAAGAGCGCACAATGGGTTGTAGCTCCAGTGGAATATGTCCAGTGAAGTTCGGATTATGTACAGCAATGTCCAATAATGCCTGTCTGCTGTATGTCCGTAGTGCAAGGCATTTGTGTACTACGTCCAaaacaagaaataaaaacatacaagaaaggaaaaaaagcgAAAGAAGTAAGATTCAGAAGTGGAGAAAGCAAACACGTCTGCCACGGAGGGCGCCATGATGCATgatcagtgtaaccatgtttagttcatattatgcagaggttcaacaattttactcaagtaaaagtagttacttgaaccaaatgttactcaagtaaaagtatgcatccaaaaattttcttgagtaaaagtaaaaaagtacttaagtagtgagtaaatgcatgggtactgtctcgtgtcaataaattacatcatgggaaattgaattactggaaacaatgacttaatgatgacaaaaacaatttattataaataaatatcatatataaaaattatttattgtaaataatatgtgatccacaaaggcactaactgatgagactgtaaatgtaaatgtcataagtaaatgtaaatgtaaatgtcataagacatttacattgacaatatcaacacccagaacctACATTCTaattaccttatacttagcctgattgtgtgatttatttgtaacttgtgtattaatctgtataatttgtttttgtgtaatttgtgtgttaacaggccgcccaatggaggatgggttcccttttaagtcttggtcctcccgaggtttcttcctattccccaccatcatagggagtttttccttgccactgtcgcctttggcttgctaattagggatttggacccatagtattgttaaccttgtaaatcctttaaagcgctttgtgacaacatatgttgtgaaaagcgctatacaaatatatttgatttgattttgtgtAGCTACAaattgacgccaactgaatcaatttgtagcaaacttaatcatcatattgtgtacactcagagtgtgaactggtttttagtattgcactgcgttacatttaataattacatcatacaaacgttatgcctcagagatataacattacacaaaactatacatacagcaaacttatcgcaacgtgtttcctcaaatttgatgttgagttcttgtaggctgaaatgtccacacgttttggcagacacaactgacagcgcattatataactgtccttttacacgtttgtaatataaacattggctgtatgaggtcagggatgctcggtaggtttttctgtcactttcttgcgaCCAGTGGAGAAAgtgtgcgtatgtgatcacgtgactgaccggcttcatttgattggtcactcatactcaggtgacgagacgttggtcagtcttttcactgaaaagacgaattatttccAAAACTAAATTAATGGTAGCGCGGCGCAAATctgattgtaacggagtaaaagtcatttttctcagcacatatttactcaagtaaaagtagaagtatttcatattaaaactactcttacaagtacatttttgtctaaaaagctacttgagtaaatgtaacggagtaaatgtaacgcatgctatactgtgacccaggtcaagGGGAGTGcaaagggtaagagcactctgttaactggtagtcactaggctattATACTTGGGCAGGGTACCcgtgggtccttaaaaagtcttaaaatgtcttaaatttagttttacatattacatattactgcttttcttatttgagggctccgatgcagacatgggtaaatgtcgATTAAATGAAGTGTCTGGtggatgaaaaatattgtggctggctgaaaccttctagtgattcgtatgaggcgcgatgtgaacttgccgaaaaacattcaaacttggtacaatgggctgtaaagcgctggattctcttatgaaatctgaaacacacaagcgatatgatagcactcgtaatagtaatatgcatatcgagtcattcgctggtaactgcagtttaactgtaagtgccaaaaatgatttgtctactgtgtagtatttcacgtcctgtcttggtttttttttaagtgaggaaaggtcctggtttttaaattaccttcattggaccattacaatttaaatgtacaggcactagggcactgcgcacggTGCTGCATGTGCCATAATCCCTGAGCCGCATCAAgcttggtttatacttgacgtgtcgcAACCGGCGCGAGGTTCCGCGTGCCGACAATGACGTAGGATGACCAGCGCGTAGGTCCCCGCGTGCTGtcgcttcgcgaggtcgtgcaccccctccccactcgccacaccctccaggttcaaatctcactccaagcgatcttgaaaagttggcaaacctggtattattttttcttgtgaagtattaaaaaggtcttaaaagtcattgaatttgagatttaaaaatgtgcagataccctgcttgggtcatttagctttctctgcgttcaactgatacatcagttgcttccgctaactctagggaagtccatattaggagatacacacatgtgagacaaagtagcctgctgggcgccttttggaacatgctgtgcttaagataacTTGCTtgctagaactgctgaattgtgtttaagattgtatataagcagggggactgcccccttgcCTTCAGAGTTATcgtgcttgaatgagactctcatgtctgtgtctgtctttgtgctatttatatatatttatatttttgtaataaattaatcatttaatcacgtctgagtcctcatccatttccacGACAAGGATTATGCTTAAATATGTTATAAGACAAATATAATTTGGAAAAGGTGTTGTATGTATGAATTAATTCTTAgcacaaacacattttaaatgcaccCTCAGCAAACAGTTTTAATTCGGTTTTATTTCCTTTATTACATGTGCTCTGCATAtgtgagaatgtcttcaggaTGAATGAAAATCATCATGTGCTGCTTCAAGATGCTGGTTAACAGAACACCAAGAGCATGCAAAtgtattgtcacgtagggcaacgccccctctcgtagctgtcactctgggttccctcatgtctgtgttccctgcctgtttgtcccgccctgctcgttggttttgatgattcctcgtttgttaccacgcccctgtgtcattgttctcacctgttcccagttaagttctgtgtatattagtccctgtgtatCCCAGATctagttatcggttgttttAGTTCAGTGTCCATGGTCCGTAGTTTACTGCTCTGTCTTTCGTGTGCTCTGTACCTGGTTGCTCTAGTTTTTATGCGTTTTCcccgtgttttgttttgagtattcgtTCATTGTCTTAGTGCCCTGTTTATTTCCTTGCGTTATTATGCCTGTCTACATTTCTTGTTCTGATTGcccacccgttatgacccctgcctgccactacgactctGCCTCTGGAATTTCCAtgattaaatctcgctctcctcagcgtttgtgtccgcctccctgttctgcccagcgcagatcgtaACATAACAACCGAtgttacaaggacacagcgagggagcgagactctggtgagtttaatcgctgcgatgagatgttggctggttcggtccagttcaactctccgatatcgcagcgtgaacgaaccagagacagaaattcccctggcgctgtgggaacacggaagtctcgacgcgcaccaacgaaagcccagtcactttcggtttcgactggctttcgcgtcgagactcctgttgagcgctacaTGTCTGCCTggcttgatcactatagggaggagaaacctgtagtacaagtcgcgggcagacggattgagtgcacagcaggggcgaggctagggtatttttagtggtgctagagcaccaccgtgaagttgcttagcaccccctggctcaacacattttttaaatattatattatgcaaaaaacttgctctgcacccgcgcaatactttggtattgtacctctgtgagcactgggggctgggcacccctaaagaccagatcctaaaatcgcccctggtgcacagactggcgtttgcttaaccctcggttggctctcgatggcttctgcgagctcccgacgcctcagaggaggcggagccgtcgcagagagagccaccgaggggcttctgtgtctgtgtattcttccaggctctcccaggaccctgaggaagaggacccaccgcctctgatcccgccggctactccacatgaCACCCCCAagtgttttttgggggggagtactggccacgtcggcttggcggacacgccccccgatgacgtcagtatggcggtcccgccccccgatgacgtcggcatggcggccacgccccccgaggacgtcggcatggcggccacgccccccgaggacgtcagcccggtggttccgccccgaggacgtcagcccggtggttccgccccccgagggtgTCTCATCCATGCCGGCTCCTGTCCTCGCGACCCAGGAAGGGTCATCCGcaccggttcctgttcccgctgctcgtcagcagtccacgcgacccaggagagatcgtccacgccggctcccgttcccgctgcccgccagcggaccctgcctgttcccgctgcccgccagcggaccctgcctgttctcgctgcctgtctgccggctccagttcccgctgcctgtctgccggctccagttcccgctgcctgtctgccggctattgggcctggactttTTGTGCCCCCTGCTTTGCCCTGTGATCCTGTCTCGtttcccatgttccccttgctcccgtgtcctgtgcctggttttgtgttggttcctgttcttgtgtgtgtgcctgttcgtgtccttgtgcccgtccctgtgtcggTGTCtagtggtgtcctctctgtccccgtTCCCAtctctgttccccaagtcatcacccactttgttcctgtcccagtctcagttgtccaagccgtgtttgcctctctgtgtgcctctgccctgtcccctggccccactcccgtgtctgtccccggtcctgtcctgtctggccctgctcctgtgcctcgccctggccctgtccagcctccctgtgtcccgtgtcgtaCCACGTCCCTGTCCAGCTCTTGGCCAGTCTCcatgtcccctgtctttgtccctgccatgccccaggtcccatgtcctgttctgcccggtcctgtccctctggtctgtcctgtgcctgctgttcctgtccctcgccgtgtgccgtagttccctgtcctgtcctagtcggtgtccctgtcctgtttgcccttgcgtgccccggagtgacacgctttgagggggggttctgtcacgtagggcaacgccccctctcgtagctgtcactctgggttccctcatgtctgtgttccctgcctgtttgtcccgccctgctcgttggttttgatgattcctcgtttgttaccacgcccctgtcattGTTCTCATCTGTTCCCAGTTAagttctgtgtatattagtccctgtgtatCCCAGATctagttatcggttgttttgttcagtGTCCATGGTCCGTAGTTTACTGCTCTGTCTTTCGTGTGCTCTGTACCTGGTTgctctagtttgtatgcgttttccccgtgttttgttttgagtattcgtTCATTGTCTTAGTGCCCTGTTTATTTCCTTGCGTTATTATGCCTGTCTACATTTCTTGTTCTGATTGcccacccgttatgacccctgcctgccactacgactctgcctctggaatttccttgattaaatctcgctctcctcagcgtttgtgtccgcctccctgttctgcccagcgcagatcgttacatgtatataataaaaatataggATAGTTACTTGAAATAatctaatatttgtttattaaagCTTAATAACATATTTCTTTTATGTTAAAAAAAACAGTCCAGATTTTCCCTGGTAGTGTATATAGTGcagtaaataattttaaaatgcaGTTGTCATTGAATTGCATTgcatttttctttgaaaaccaAGACAAAAATACTGTTAGAAACAACACTCCAATCTCTCTCCTAGGGATATTGGCTGCACCTGCCTCTCGTACCCTCTCTTTTGCTATTAAATGCCTGTATCACACTTCcaggttgtgaagtattgccgactatgCCGCATACTgagcgttctctctctctctccttgattGTCTTCCTGTGCTCTGACCTCTGCtttcctcctagacctcgtacCCTGCCTAGTACCtgtacctcccggactctgctcTCCCCGTGTGACCCTGAACTGTCCCCACATTCTGCACAACACTGCTGTGTTCCGTGCCACTGGCTGTATTTTGTATTGGTCGCCTCAAGCGATTGTATCTCTTTCAATAAAGGCAGTGCTATTCCGAAGTTTTATCTTCCTCTGACAGGTCTGTTCgttacaaatacatttagcaTATTTAATTTAGGCATTGGTGTAAAAGTAGCAAAATGAATTAAACACCATGAAAAACATCTGGTATGTGGTATTTGGCCAAATGTCTCTTTTTTTGGTTTTGGCCCAAAATTATCCTTTCAGTGCATCCCTAGAAATTATAGTCGTCTCTTATAACATGGTCAAAAACGATTCATTTTCTATTACTCTAAGTGTTCAATGGTTTGCCCTATCTTTACTGATTTACTGATAGATAAAATAAAGCAAGTAAGGCTGAAAATGTTtgtgtcacgttacagcccctgactcttcccctttgggtgtgtgtttacgttgtctatgtctagtcgtctgtggatctccgtgggtgcggttgtgtccgagtgttcattggtctcacctgtggctcgtctcgtcaacaCTTGGGGCTTATatggttcgtctatttaatgtgtgtttgcgtggtgtcccatgctcgtctttgtctgagtctttCATGTTTAAGAGTGTGATTGTTTCAAGTGCGCTATTCACACTATATTTATGTGTGAAATAAAAGTTATGTTTGTGAAAGCAAGGATTCTGTGcttcgtccttcgccctgccccgAGCGTCATAGTTTGTAGATTAGTACAGTTCATACACAGTCCAGCAATTACAGtggaatattttaatatttaatattttatggactttacaaataaaaattGTTACGGATTTGCAAAAGATTAACAGTACAGAAGGTTAACAGTATCATTAATTAAAGAATTAAAGAATTTAAAAAAAGCTATAAACAGTACAATTGGTTATAgatttttcaaataaaaaaattatgaaagACCAGTAAAAGTGTAAAAGAAAGTAAGATGACATGATTACAAAGCTATGATTTCAATGCTGTGCATGATTCAGACAAACATCAGCAAAACTGCAACTTTCAGACAATGAATGCTCGTGGTTCATTTGGTGTTTTATGGTGTCTGCTTTTTCAGCTTTTTATATAGGAGCTTCACCCCTGTTCCAATAGCAAGAGCGCCACCAGCTGCAATTACCACAGGTCCCAATATTACAGCCTCTGCCACCCCAATTGCCACCCCTCCTGCCACGACCATTCCTGCCCCCACCGCTGATCCCACTCCTAGTACCACGTCTTTAATCGTTTCATTCTTCTGGGCCTGTTGAAACATCTCGTTGGTGTAGTGCTTGCCCCCATTCTTCTTCACCATCTCATCTATCATTTGCAGGAGCTCTGTGACCTGAGTCCTGTCATTtacattgttattgttgaatCCAAAATATCCACCATACCTTTTGATCAAATTCCAAAGGTCATcatttttctttagaaactgaTCCAATTTTTTTCCTTTCAGCTGATCGACATGAGTGAACAGAAAGATGGTGTATTTTAAGGCCTCTTCTCCAAAAAACTTCTGAATCCACTCCACAGCATTTTGCTCCTCCTGTGTGAACCTCCCCACACTGATCACCAGCAGGAATGCATGAGGACCAGgaagacacatgtgcacacacttcTTTATTTGAGCAGATGTTTCTTCCTCTGTCGATGATCCAAAGATGCCAGGTGTATCCACCACTGTGACTGTTCTACCCATATGGTTGTTCATAGTCTTTTTGCTGCACTCCTCTGTAACTGATGAAGGTGAAGCTTCTGCTGTAAAGGCATATTCTGtgcccaggatggtgtttcctgATGAACTCTTTCCCACTCCAGTTTTACCCACCAGAACAATCCTCACTTCAGAATCTGTGAAACAGTGAATTTCAAATGAACATGCAGTAGGTGATTTATAAATACTCGATCATTGATAATGTATTGTAAGCCTATACTAGTCGCTGACTGCATAATGTATTGTGCATAATGTTCCAAAGTGTTGTGATTGTCTGAATATATCAAAATGCTCTGTTTCATAATTAGTGATACCTTCTGTATCTTTAGagtatgttttatttattcgtaTGTCATGATAAACATTAGTCTTGTATATATCAGTTTTGCTCACAGCTGTAGTTTATAAAGCTGATTTGTGTTGACCATGATACATgtttttttaaagctgtgttTGCTGCCATAGAAATATGCATTTACTTACACCGATGTCAATATCACTGCATGCTCCAGGAAATGGAGCTTCAGTTTGCAGTTGTAAGTTCATTTATTTGTAATTGGATTCATATTTGAATGTATACTCACCAGAACGCTTATTGTAAAATGATGCTGTAAGAAAAACCAAACTGTATTTCAAAAATTCTGTCTTTTGGATTCAGACGACACACAACCCTAACTTAAAAGCAATGTGTCAGTATATCAacgtatcagtgtgtatttgtgtcaaGTGTGCCCATCTGTCAGTGTGTCATTAGCCGgctttccatccaaacctttcgaaaaaataatgcgcaatttccacgtttcggcagaaaaaaatgagaattaagccttgtttccattcataacagttatgcgaataaactttagatcacgtgagaggacgccaaacaatagtgattttacatccatctggcagttacgcatttttacacatt
This genomic stretch from Brachyhypopomus gauderio isolate BG-103 unplaced genomic scaffold, BGAUD_0.2 sc285, whole genome shotgun sequence harbors:
- the LOC143504530 gene encoding GTPase IMAP family member 9-like isoform X3 → MSDQVHLLQNDENSDDWSASYNNDEISASFNNDESSDSEVRIVLVGKTGVGKSSSGNTILGTEYAFTAEASPSSVTEECSKKTMNNHMGRTVTVVDTPGIFGSSTEEETSAQIKKCVHMCLPGPHAFLLVISVGRFTQEEQNAVEWIQKFFGEEALKYTIFLFTHVDQLKGKKLDQFLKKNDDLWNLIKRYGGYFGFNNNNVNDRTQVTELLQMIDEMVKKNGGKHYTNEMFQQAQKNETIKDVVLGVGSAVGAGMVVAGGVAIGVAEAVILGPVVIAAGGALAIGTGVKLLYKKLKKQTP
- the LOC143504530 gene encoding GTPase IMAP family member 9-like isoform X2, producing the protein MSDQVHLLQNDENSDDWSASYNNDEISASFNNDESSASFYNKRSDSEVRIVLVGKTGVGKSSSGNTILGTEYAFTAEASPSSVTEECSKKTMNNHMGRTVTVVDTPGIFGSSTEEETSAQIKKCVHMCLPGPHAFLLVISVGRFTQEEQNAVEWIQKFFGEEALKYTIFLFTHVDQLKGKKLDQFLKKNDDLWNLIKRYGGYFGFNNNNVNDRTQVTELLQMIDEMVKKNGGKHYTNEMFQQAQKNETIKDVVLGVGSAVGAGMVVAGGVAIGVAEAVILGPVVIAAGGALAIGTGVKLLYKKLKKQTP
- the LOC143504530 gene encoding GTPase IMAP family member 9-like isoform X1, which codes for MSDQVHLLQNDENSDDWSASYNNDEISASFNNDESSASFYNDKRSASFYNKRSDSEVRIVLVGKTGVGKSSSGNTILGTEYAFTAEASPSSVTEECSKKTMNNHMGRTVTVVDTPGIFGSSTEEETSAQIKKCVHMCLPGPHAFLLVISVGRFTQEEQNAVEWIQKFFGEEALKYTIFLFTHVDQLKGKKLDQFLKKNDDLWNLIKRYGGYFGFNNNNVNDRTQVTELLQMIDEMVKKNGGKHYTNEMFQQAQKNETIKDVVLGVGSAVGAGMVVAGGVAIGVAEAVILGPVVIAAGGALAIGTGVKLLYKKLKKQTP